The following coding sequences lie in one Megalodesulfovibrio gigas DSM 1382 = ATCC 19364 genomic window:
- the lepB gene encoding signal peptidase I translates to MTPRWQKMLKEYAEALIIAFVLAMFIRAFVVQAFTIPSGSMLQTLQIGDYLLVSKLSYGIKVPFTHSYLTMWATPEHGDIIVFENPNDPSKDFIKRVIGMPGDTIEIKDKKVYRNGQALDESYVQFVDPNVVMGPRDHKDPIVVPDGNYFVMGDNRDDSLDSRFWGFVPVGNLRGKAWMIYWSWESMGSIRWNRIGTLVH, encoded by the coding sequence ATGACTCCTCGCTGGCAAAAAATGCTCAAGGAATACGCAGAGGCGCTCATCATCGCCTTTGTGCTGGCCATGTTCATCCGCGCGTTCGTGGTGCAGGCGTTCACCATCCCCTCGGGATCCATGCTGCAGACGTTGCAGATAGGGGATTACCTGCTGGTCTCCAAGCTCTCGTACGGCATCAAGGTGCCCTTCACCCATAGTTATCTGACCATGTGGGCCACGCCCGAGCATGGCGACATCATCGTCTTCGAGAATCCCAACGATCCGTCCAAGGATTTCATCAAGCGCGTCATCGGCATGCCCGGCGACACCATCGAGATCAAGGACAAGAAAGTGTACCGCAACGGGCAGGCCCTGGACGAATCCTATGTGCAGTTCGTGGATCCCAATGTGGTGATGGGACCGCGGGACCACAAGGATCCCATCGTGGTGCCCGACGGCAACTATTTTGTGATGGGCGACAACCGCGACGATTCCCTGGACTCCCGCTTCTGGGGCTTCGTGCCCGTGGGCAACCTGCGCGGCAAGGCCTGGATGATCTATTGGTCCTGGGAAAGCATGGGCTCCATCCGCTGGAATCGCATCGGGACCCTGGTGCATTGA
- a CDS encoding YifB family Mg chelatase-like AAA ATPase, translated as MIAAAACAALYGIDAFAVSLEVDCARQGLPGFSMVGLAEGAVREAKERVFAALKNAGFRLPPARITVNLAPADRRKEGSGFDLPLALALLAAAEMLPAEALAGWHACGELSLTSELRSVPGVLPLAIRARAEGARGLLCPTANAAEAAVVEGLDVYPVASLGQAVAHLSGERPLTPLAVDLATLWNEREQFHIDFAEVKGQEHAKRAIEIAAAGGHNLLFVGPPGSGKTMLAQRIPSVLPPLTFDEALEVTKIYSVAGRLGSNQALVVTRPFRSPHHTISDAGLVGGGTYPRPGEVSLSHRGVLFLDELPEFKKSALEVLRQPLEDGEVTISRAAMSLSYPADMMLVAAMNPCPCGYLTDSRHACTCAPPQLQRYRSRLSGPLLDRIDLHVDVPAVHHTDLMQRASGADSASMRGRIFAARDRQARRYAGTPCRTNADLSGKWLETFCPLEAEHRTFLEKAVQRLGLSARAFTRVLRIARSIADLEGADPLRVEHLAEAINYRSLDRHSSAA; from the coding sequence ATGATCGCCGCCGCCGCCTGCGCCGCGCTGTACGGCATCGACGCCTTCGCCGTCTCTTTGGAGGTGGACTGCGCCCGCCAGGGCCTGCCCGGCTTTTCCATGGTGGGTCTGGCCGAAGGCGCGGTGCGCGAGGCCAAGGAGCGGGTGTTTGCGGCGCTGAAGAATGCCGGCTTTCGGCTGCCACCGGCGCGCATCACCGTGAATCTGGCCCCGGCGGACCGGCGCAAGGAAGGCAGCGGCTTTGATCTGCCCCTGGCCCTGGCGCTGCTGGCCGCGGCCGAGATGCTGCCGGCCGAAGCCCTGGCGGGGTGGCATGCCTGCGGCGAACTTTCCCTGACCAGCGAACTCAGATCCGTACCCGGCGTGCTGCCCCTGGCCATCCGGGCCAGGGCCGAGGGCGCGCGCGGATTGTTGTGTCCCACGGCCAATGCTGCCGAGGCGGCCGTGGTGGAGGGGTTGGACGTCTACCCTGTGGCCAGCCTGGGACAGGCCGTGGCGCATCTCTCCGGCGAGCGGCCCCTGACGCCGCTGGCGGTGGATCTGGCCACCCTCTGGAACGAGCGCGAGCAGTTTCACATCGATTTCGCCGAGGTCAAAGGCCAGGAGCACGCCAAGCGGGCCATTGAGATTGCCGCCGCCGGCGGGCACAACCTGCTCTTCGTGGGGCCGCCCGGCTCGGGCAAGACCATGCTGGCCCAGCGCATTCCCTCGGTGCTGCCGCCGCTGACCTTTGATGAAGCCCTGGAAGTGACCAAGATCTATTCCGTGGCCGGCCGGCTGGGATCGAACCAGGCGCTGGTCGTCACGCGGCCGTTCCGCAGTCCGCATCATACCATTTCCGATGCCGGCCTGGTGGGCGGCGGCACATACCCGCGGCCCGGGGAAGTCTCCCTGTCGCACCGCGGCGTGCTCTTTCTGGACGAGCTGCCGGAATTCAAGAAAAGCGCCCTGGAAGTGCTGCGCCAGCCCCTGGAAGACGGCGAAGTGACCATCTCCCGCGCCGCCATGAGCCTGTCCTACCCCGCAGACATGATGCTCGTGGCAGCCATGAATCCCTGCCCCTGCGGCTACCTGACCGATTCCCGCCATGCCTGCACCTGCGCCCCGCCCCAGTTGCAGCGGTATCGCAGCCGGCTCTCCGGCCCGTTGCTGGACCGCATCGACCTGCACGTGGACGTGCCGGCTGTGCATCATACAGACCTGATGCAGCGCGCCTCCGGGGCGGATTCCGCCTCCATGCGCGGCAGGATCTTCGCCGCCAGGGATCGTCAGGCCCGCCGCTATGCCGGCACCCCCTGCCGCACCAATGCGGACCTCTCCGGCAAGTGGCTGGAGACCTTCTGCCCCCTGGAGGCGGAGCACCGGACCTTCCTGGAAAAGGCGGTGCAGCGGCTGGGCCTTTCGGCCCGGGCCTTCACGCGGGTGCTGCGCATCGCCCGGTCCATCGCGGATCTGGAAGGCGCAGACCCGTTGCGGGTGGAGCACCTGGCCGAGGCCATCAACTATCGCAGCCTGGACCGACACAGCAGCGCGGCATGA
- a CDS encoding DctP family TRAP transporter solute-binding subunit, whose translation MRHFRIGSMLCLMILAAMAVPAGQAWAARQVTLAIVTTPGSAQHVAAVAFKELVENATRELPGGPLTVSIQHSASLGDETAILQQIQLGAVELGIITSGPLEEFVPAVAVISYPYLFASHAQVDAVLDGPLGMQLLDQLGAVGFKGLAFSENGFRHLTNSKRPVHAVADVAGLKIRVMRSAMHHALWRMLGANPTPMGWPIYTELAQGALDGQENPLWVVAEARLHEVQRHLSLTRHVYSAHVCLANQRWFDRLDAPMQQAVQTAMRQAAVQQRAWAREHEASYLEALKAAGMQVTEPDVESFRTRAAGMLEAPVYANPAVRTLLLQVLDAARPDAVRTPAP comes from the coding sequence ATGCGACATTTTCGCATCGGTTCGATGCTGTGCCTCATGATCCTGGCGGCCATGGCTGTCCCTGCCGGTCAGGCGTGGGCCGCCCGGCAGGTCACCCTGGCCATCGTCACCACGCCGGGGTCGGCCCAGCATGTGGCCGCCGTGGCCTTCAAGGAGCTGGTGGAGAATGCCACCCGGGAGCTGCCGGGCGGTCCTCTGACCGTCTCCATCCAGCATTCCGCCTCCCTGGGGGATGAGACGGCCATCCTGCAGCAGATCCAGCTTGGCGCGGTGGAACTGGGCATCATCACGTCCGGCCCGCTGGAAGAGTTCGTGCCGGCGGTGGCCGTCATCAGTTATCCATACCTGTTCGCTTCCCATGCCCAGGTGGATGCCGTGCTGGATGGCCCCCTCGGCATGCAGCTGTTGGACCAGCTGGGGGCGGTGGGCTTCAAGGGATTGGCCTTTTCTGAAAACGGGTTCCGCCACCTCACCAACAGCAAGCGCCCGGTGCATGCCGTGGCCGACGTGGCCGGCCTGAAGATCCGCGTCATGCGCTCGGCCATGCACCATGCCCTGTGGCGGATGCTGGGCGCGAATCCTACCCCCATGGGCTGGCCCATCTACACCGAACTGGCCCAGGGCGCCCTGGATGGCCAGGAAAACCCGCTCTGGGTGGTGGCCGAGGCCCGATTGCACGAGGTGCAGCGCCACCTGAGCCTCACGCGCCACGTCTATTCCGCCCATGTCTGCCTGGCCAACCAGCGCTGGTTCGACAGGCTCGATGCGCCCATGCAGCAGGCCGTGCAGACGGCCATGCGCCAGGCCGCGGTACAGCAGCGGGCCTGGGCCCGGGAGCACGAAGCTTCCTACCTGGAAGCCCTCAAGGCCGCGGGCATGCAGGTGACCGAGCCGGATGTGGAGAGCTTCAGGACCAGGGCTGCCGGCATGCTGGAGGCCCCGGTGTATGCGAATCCCGCCGTCCGCACACTGCTGCTGCAGGTGCTGGACGCCGCACGCCCGGACGCGGTACGGACGCCCGCACCATGA
- a CDS encoding TRAP transporter small permease, whose product MSRTPRPAGLHAVGCRLDRAAHVGGVAAERLLGVLCIVIAAVLCLQALCRYVLNNSLPWPDELAQVLLVWLTFLGGVAAWRRGTHLGLAAATGWFTGRRTGSAGAGATQLVRAIPHLAGIFFFAVLLYHGLLLCDLLWPQRYPALGVTKVVSYAAIPVCAGLMLLHSLAAVLGAARLPAKVDAA is encoded by the coding sequence ATGAGTCGGACGCCACGCCCGGCAGGGCTGCATGCGGTGGGATGCCGGCTGGATCGGGCAGCCCATGTCGGCGGGGTGGCGGCGGAACGGCTGCTGGGGGTGCTGTGTATCGTCATCGCGGCGGTGCTGTGTCTGCAGGCCCTGTGCCGCTATGTGCTCAATAATTCCTTGCCCTGGCCGGATGAGCTGGCCCAGGTGCTGCTGGTGTGGCTGACGTTTCTGGGCGGTGTGGCCGCCTGGAGGCGCGGCACACATCTGGGGCTGGCGGCGGCCACGGGTTGGTTCACGGGCCGGCGTACGGGCAGCGCGGGCGCGGGCGCGACGCAGCTGGTCAGGGCCATCCCGCATCTGGCCGGCATCTTTTTCTTTGCCGTCCTGCTCTATCATGGCCTGCTGCTGTGCGATCTGCTCTGGCCGCAGCGCTATCCGGCCCTGGGGGTGACGAAGGTTGTCTCCTACGCCGCCATTCCCGTCTGCGCCGGCCTGATGCTGCTGCACAGCCTGGCGGCGGTGCTGGGCGCTGCGCGCCTCCCGGCCAAGGTGGATGCTGCATGA
- a CDS encoding TRAP transporter large permease, producing the protein MSLMALGLFLGLLLLGVPIVVAMGAAGVAALLWGGYPLELLVERLHGGASMQALLAVPLFMIMGRVMEAGGMLTRLMDVSLAALGRGRMGVCLACVLASMLFAGVSGSAAADVTAVGALFIPAMLRRGMPPARAAALQAAGGSMGIVIPPSIPMIVYSAVTGVSVGRLFTAGLLPGLLMAVALAAVAWMQERRAVAAAGAVDVVDEPAPAFGPALRRAALVAPAPVLVVGSILLGMATATEAAALGLGYVVLAGLLGTRELRPAMLPGCFMDAGIAAARVLCIIAAATPLTWILAMDQAPARIGVLLADMAGSPLVLLLVINLVLLLAGAILETTSCLLLFVPLLAPLARLAGLAPEQMGVMVVMNLAIGMLTPPMGVCLMLSSAMAGQGMGASSRAALVHVAALLAVLALVALWPPLTTWLPSYLFS; encoded by the coding sequence ATGAGCCTGATGGCGTTGGGGTTGTTTCTGGGGCTGCTCCTGCTGGGCGTGCCCATTGTCGTAGCCATGGGCGCGGCCGGTGTGGCGGCGCTGCTGTGGGGTGGATACCCGCTGGAACTGCTGGTGGAACGCCTGCACGGCGGCGCGAGCATGCAGGCCCTGCTGGCGGTGCCGCTGTTCATGATCATGGGCCGGGTGATGGAAGCCGGCGGCATGCTGACGCGCCTGATGGATGTGTCCCTGGCGGCGCTGGGCCGCGGCCGCATGGGCGTGTGTCTGGCCTGCGTGCTGGCCTCCATGCTGTTCGCCGGCGTGTCCGGCTCGGCGGCGGCGGACGTCACCGCTGTGGGCGCGCTGTTCATCCCGGCCATGCTCCGCCGTGGTATGCCGCCGGCCAGGGCTGCCGCCTTGCAGGCGGCGGGGGGCTCCATGGGCATCGTCATCCCGCCGAGCATCCCCATGATCGTCTATAGCGCCGTCACCGGCGTGTCCGTGGGACGACTGTTCACCGCCGGCCTGCTGCCGGGACTGCTCATGGCCGTGGCCCTGGCGGCCGTGGCCTGGATGCAGGAACGTCGCGCGGTGGCGGCAGCTGGTGCGGTTGATGTCGTGGATGAGCCGGCCCCGGCCTTCGGGCCGGCTTTGCGTCGGGCTGCGCTGGTGGCGCCCGCGCCGGTGCTGGTAGTGGGCTCCATCCTGCTGGGCATGGCCACGGCCACGGAAGCGGCCGCCCTGGGCCTGGGCTATGTGGTGCTGGCCGGACTGCTGGGCACCCGCGAGCTGCGGCCGGCCATGCTGCCGGGCTGTTTCATGGATGCCGGCATCGCGGCCGCCAGGGTGCTGTGCATCATCGCCGCTGCCACGCCCCTGACCTGGATCCTGGCCATGGATCAGGCGCCGGCGCGCATCGGCGTCCTGCTGGCGGATATGGCCGGCTCCCCCCTGGTCCTGCTGCTGGTGATCAACCTTGTCCTGCTGCTGGCCGGGGCCATCCTGGAAACCACCTCCTGCCTGCTGCTGTTCGTGCCCCTGCTGGCGCCCCTGGCAAGGCTCGCCGGGCTTGCGCCGGAGCAGATGGGGGTGATGGTGGTCATGAATCTGGCCATCGGCATGCTCACGCCGCCCATGGGGGTGTGCCTGATGCTGTCCAGCGCCATGGCCGGGCAGGGCATGGGAGCCTCCAGCCGGGCGGCCCTCGTCCATGTGGCGGCCCTGCTGGCCGTGCTGGCGCTGGTGGCGCTTTGGCCGCCCCTGACCACCTGGCTGCCATCATATTTGTTTTCCTGA
- a CDS encoding rhodanese-like domain-containing protein translates to MNSSAKRIALLAAWWLLCWTLPATAAGDDAARRAQVLAMFEQYKAEAFADTQDIHPEAVLGLLQRGVPVVLVDSRDAKEQAVSMLPGAVTEAQFLAQPELHHDAIVVAYCTIGYRSGVFARKMASQGVSVLNLYGGMLNWTHAAGPLVDAQGRPVSRLHVYDSTWDLASAGVEGIY, encoded by the coding sequence ATGAATTCTTCCGCTAAACGGATCGCGTTGCTTGCCGCGTGGTGGCTGTTGTGCTGGACCCTGCCTGCAACAGCAGCCGGGGATGACGCTGCCCGGCGGGCGCAAGTGCTGGCCATGTTCGAGCAGTACAAGGCCGAGGCCTTTGCCGACACGCAGGACATTCACCCCGAAGCGGTGCTCGGCCTGTTGCAGCGCGGCGTGCCCGTGGTGCTTGTGGATTCGCGGGACGCCAAGGAGCAGGCCGTCTCCATGCTGCCCGGCGCAGTGACCGAGGCGCAATTCCTGGCGCAACCGGAGCTGCATCACGATGCCATTGTGGTGGCCTATTGCACCATCGGCTACCGCAGCGGGGTCTTTGCCCGGAAGATGGCGTCCCAGGGGGTGAGCGTGCTCAACCTGTATGGGGGCATGCTCAACTGGACGCACGCCGCCGGCCCGCTGGTGGACGCCCAGGGCCGGCCCGTCTCCCGCTTGCATGTGTATGACAGCACATGGGATCTGGCGTCAGCCGGGGTGGAAGGGATCTATTAG
- a CDS encoding sulfite exporter TauE/SafE family protein — translation MFEAILLSCIAGFGSFTQGLAGVGVVLVALPLMALILDVKTVIVLVNLLALSINIVLGVHLFKHMRARHLIPLLVGAVPGIPAGVLVLKAVSPEVLQILLGLVLLGYAGYALSGLLSQRETRMAWAYVAGFLGGCLGGAITASGPPIIIYTALQPWTKDRIKATMIGFFLITTIAITAMHAATGMITPAVLSGYCSALPGLALGLWGGMRCYGRISDTVYRRIITYLLLILGIILLVKGLWHTLA, via the coding sequence ATGTTTGAAGCCATTCTGCTCAGTTGCATTGCGGGGTTCGGATCCTTCACGCAAGGATTGGCCGGTGTGGGGGTGGTGCTGGTGGCCCTGCCCCTCATGGCCCTGATTCTGGACGTCAAGACCGTCATTGTCCTGGTGAACCTTCTGGCCCTGAGCATCAACATTGTGCTCGGTGTGCATCTGTTCAAGCACATGCGGGCGCGGCACCTGATCCCGCTGCTTGTCGGTGCGGTGCCGGGCATTCCGGCGGGAGTGCTGGTGCTCAAGGCTGTCTCCCCCGAGGTGCTGCAAATCCTCCTGGGACTGGTGCTGCTGGGCTATGCGGGGTACGCGTTGTCCGGTCTGCTCAGCCAGCGGGAGACAAGAATGGCCTGGGCCTATGTGGCCGGCTTTCTGGGAGGATGCCTTGGCGGGGCCATCACGGCGTCCGGCCCGCCCATCATCATTTACACGGCGCTGCAGCCCTGGACCAAAGACAGGATCAAGGCGACCATGATCGGCTTTTTTCTCATCACCACCATTGCCATCACCGCCATGCATGCGGCCACGGGCATGATCACCCCGGCGGTGCTGTCCGGCTACTGCAGTGCCCTTCCGGGCCTGGCCCTGGGCCTGTGGGGCGGCATGCGCTGCTACGGACGCATCAGCGACACGGTGTATCGCCGCATCATCACGTACCTGTTGCTGATTCTTGGGATCATTCTGCTGGTGAAGGGACTTTGGCACACGCTGGCGTAG
- a CDS encoding periplasmic heavy metal sensor, which produces MNRLYSLSLAALLCCTVLVASSVAQPFGMGRPGEGSEEGPGRGPGGLGMNAPHERFRGCSPLERLEQFLPPEVRESAKTLLMEHRKAIYPLQERAKGKKHELNALIATPNTSDDTINKLVDEINGLHAQIFKANVAMRKEFFKVTGVPLPEKPGRGPR; this is translated from the coding sequence ATGAACCGTTTGTACAGTCTGAGCCTTGCAGCCCTGCTTTGCTGCACCGTGTTGGTCGCATCCAGTGTGGCCCAGCCCTTCGGCATGGGCAGGCCCGGCGAAGGATCGGAAGAAGGACCCGGCCGAGGGCCGGGCGGGCTTGGCATGAACGCCCCTCACGAACGATTCCGGGGCTGCAGCCCCCTGGAGCGCCTGGAACAATTCCTGCCCCCCGAAGTCCGCGAGAGCGCAAAGACCCTGCTCATGGAACATCGCAAGGCCATCTACCCCCTGCAGGAACGCGCCAAGGGCAAGAAACACGAACTCAACGCCCTCATCGCCACGCCCAACACCAGCGACGACACCATCAACAAGCTGGTGGACGAAATCAACGGCCTGCACGCGCAAATCTTCAAGGCAAACGTGGCCATGCGTAAGGAGTTCTTCAAGGTCACCGGCGTGCCCCTGCCGGAAAAGCCCGGCCGCGGCCCCCGATAG
- a CDS encoding cache domain-containing protein has protein sequence MLAGIGLCLAAALLLVLLASAWIPRAARPDAPSARDMALLVTRQLQQTYARLLGERRLLVRERLQRLEQTAAMARRLADFAMQDARRQRLPPRETWEHAGTLALALLDDVFLEPGVLCFVYDARIIALTYPELALRGLDLSPYRDRRGRSLLRVLREEARQWGRASAAFDWKARGAARMTPHLGMAVHLPEFNWTLAMFLDMEDAARRERELRTQEAQALLTLLAQTDAAREAVFCLLDQRGRLLGAPVTQLPASNRLVRAVTAANMLGSPEAQSRLLLTALVEGPARLEDLPGDPGPVEVLGVSHAALGWTLVRISPTPAGLWGWLLAGGILVAAVCILLISGSLQPGKDGS, from the coding sequence GTGCTGGCGGGCATAGGCCTGTGCCTGGCGGCGGCGTTGTTGCTGGTTCTGCTGGCATCGGCGTGGATCCCCCGCGCAGCCCGACCCGATGCGCCGTCCGCCCGGGACATGGCCCTGCTGGTCACCCGACAATTGCAGCAGACCTATGCCCGGCTGCTGGGCGAGCGTCGGCTGCTCGTGCGCGAGCGCCTGCAGCGTCTGGAGCAGACTGCCGCCATGGCCCGCCGTCTGGCCGACTTCGCCATGCAGGATGCCCGCCGGCAGCGCCTGCCCCCACGGGAAACCTGGGAGCATGCCGGCACGCTGGCCCTGGCCCTGCTGGACGATGTGTTCCTGGAACCGGGCGTGCTGTGCTTTGTGTACGATGCGCGCATCATCGCGCTGACCTATCCCGAACTCGCCTTGCGAGGGCTGGATCTGTCCCCCTATCGCGACCGTCGCGGCCGCTCCCTGCTGCGCGTGTTGCGAGAGGAAGCCCGGCAGTGGGGGCGCGCCTCGGCGGCGTTCGACTGGAAGGCCCGGGGCGCCGCCCGCATGACGCCGCATCTGGGCATGGCGGTGCATCTGCCGGAATTCAACTGGACCCTGGCCATGTTTCTGGACATGGAGGACGCGGCCCGGCGCGAGCGCGAACTGCGCACGCAGGAAGCCCAGGCCTTGCTGACTCTCCTGGCGCAGACCGACGCGGCGCGGGAGGCAGTCTTTTGTCTGCTGGATCAGCGCGGGCGATTGCTGGGCGCGCCGGTCACGCAGTTGCCGGCCTCCAACCGGCTGGTCCGGGCGGTCACGGCCGCCAACATGCTGGGCAGTCCGGAAGCGCAGTCCCGGCTGCTGCTGACCGCGCTTGTGGAAGGACCGGCGCGGCTGGAAGACCTTCCCGGCGATCCGGGCCCCGTTGAGGTCCTGGGGGTGTCGCATGCCGCCCTGGGCTGGACGCTGGTCCGCATTTCCCCCACGCCGGCCGGGCTGTGGGGCTGGCTGCTGGCGGGCGGCATCCTTGTGGCGGCTGTGTGCATTCTCTTGATCTCTGGCTCTTTACAGCCGGGCAAGGATGGGTCATGA
- the ald gene encoding alanine dehydrogenase, with protein MIVGIPKEIKTMENRVAMTPGAVGAFVRNGHTVLVERGAGVGSGLRDEEYAAAGARLVSADDAWAAEMVIKVKEPIQQEYKYLRDGLLLFTYLHLAADKPLTEALLESKTTGVAYETVQLDNGALPLLVPMSEVAGRMAPQVGAQCLEKPHGGRGMLLGGVPGVEPAEVVILGGGVVGVNATKIAVGMGARVTVLDVNHSRLQYLDDIFHSRVVTLMSHEANIRAALCKADLVIGAVLIPGAKAPRLVTREMLPCMKPGSVIVDVAVDQGGCVETIKATTHADPTYVVDGVVHYGVANMPGAVPRTSTFALVNQTLPYALSLANKGCKALRDDAPLARGLNTWQGQLTCSGVAEAFGMSCESLSGVVQAL; from the coding sequence ATGATCGTTGGTATTCCCAAGGAAATCAAAACCATGGAAAACCGCGTGGCCATGACGCCCGGCGCGGTGGGCGCGTTTGTGCGCAATGGCCATACAGTGTTGGTGGAGCGAGGCGCCGGTGTTGGCAGCGGCCTGCGCGACGAGGAGTACGCCGCCGCCGGAGCGCGGTTGGTCTCGGCGGATGACGCCTGGGCCGCAGAAATGGTCATCAAGGTCAAAGAGCCCATCCAGCAGGAATACAAGTACCTGCGCGATGGGCTCCTTCTTTTCACATACCTGCATCTGGCCGCGGACAAGCCGCTGACCGAAGCCCTGCTGGAAAGCAAGACCACCGGCGTGGCCTACGAGACCGTGCAGCTGGACAATGGCGCGCTGCCCCTGCTGGTGCCCATGAGCGAAGTGGCCGGCCGCATGGCCCCGCAGGTGGGGGCGCAGTGCCTGGAAAAGCCCCACGGCGGCCGCGGCATGCTGCTGGGCGGCGTGCCGGGCGTGGAGCCGGCGGAAGTGGTCATCCTCGGCGGCGGGGTGGTGGGGGTGAACGCCACCAAGATTGCCGTGGGCATGGGCGCCCGCGTGACCGTGCTGGACGTGAACCACAGCCGGCTGCAGTATCTGGACGACATCTTCCACAGCCGCGTGGTGACGCTCATGTCGCATGAGGCGAACATCCGTGCTGCCCTGTGCAAGGCGGATCTGGTGATCGGCGCGGTGCTCATCCCCGGGGCCAAGGCGCCGCGGCTGGTCACGCGGGAGATGCTGCCGTGCATGAAGCCCGGCTCGGTCATTGTGGATGTGGCCGTGGACCAGGGCGGCTGCGTGGAGACCATCAAGGCCACCACCCACGCCGATCCCACCTATGTTGTGGATGGCGTGGTCCATTACGGCGTGGCCAACATGCCCGGCGCAGTGCCCCGCACCTCCACCTTTGCCCTGGTGAACCAGACCCTGCCGTATGCCCTGTCCCTGGCCAACAAGGGCTGCAAGGCCCTGAGGGACGATGCCCCCCTGGCCCGTGGCCTGAACACCTGGCAGGGCCAGCTTACCTGCAGCGGTGTGGCCGAGGCCTTCGGCATGAGCTGCGAGTCCCTGTCCGGCGTGGTCCAGGCCCTGTAG